From Rutidosis leptorrhynchoides isolate AG116_Rl617_1_P2 chromosome 3, CSIRO_AGI_Rlap_v1, whole genome shotgun sequence, a single genomic window includes:
- the LOC139897619 gene encoding 65-kDa microtubule-associated protein 8 has protein sequence MGSFQTLMATRMAAMLETSCGYLLQELQMIWDEVGEDQFEREKVLVDLEHECLQVYRRKVDNANMLRAHLHQQLADSEAQFTHLLLSLDERSLPARPEKMAGTLKEQLGAIAPALQKMQIRKSDRMKKFRNIQIEIQKISAEIAGQSEYDESLTDVIVDENDLSLKKLEEYQMELQRLHVDKSKRLERVKNYISKIQDLSAKLGMDSSMILTKVHPSLNELSGLSKNMSDSILDKLNTALESLEAEKVSRIEKLRKLGDTLKNLWDIMNTPYVDREIFSHISCLTTWTNTSTPGSLAMMIIEQAEAEVERLDQLKASKMKELIIKKQTELEEICRRSHMKVPSVSEMDHVVNSINRGEMDYVDLLKNMDEKIARAEDEALSRKMIMEKVEKWALARDEERWLEEYNMDENRYSISRGAHKNLKRAERARVMVNKIQDLVESLIEKTKSWEEERQKVFLYDEVPLLALMEEYNMSRREKEAEKLQRQKEKKLSQSKVVVLHESVMLSRPTTSSRRLDQSMEGGFRRVPTGVQLGINSVKSSSQRAPFVNDVRGYQGPKRVPRSRLHRDQGSAVSTFSSYLSP, from the exons ATGGGTTCGTTTCAGACGCTAATGGCTACTCGAATGGCAGCAATGCTCGAGACATCGTGTGGCTATCTCTTACAAGAACTACAG ATGATTTGGGATGAAGTTGGTGAAGATCAATTTGAAAGAGAAAAAGTTCTAGTTGATCTCGAACACGAGTGTCTTCAGGTTTATAGAAGGAAAGTCGACAATGCAAATATGTTACGCGCACATTTGCATCAGCAATTGGCCGATTCTGAAGCTCAATTTACACATCTGCTTTTGTCACTTGATGAACGTTCACTTCCTGCAAGG CCAGAAAAAATGGCAGGAACGTTAAAAGAGCAACTTGGGGCGATTGCACCAGCGCTACAGAAAATGCAAATTAGAAAGTCGGATAGAATGAAGAAGTTTCGAAACATACAAATTGAAATTCAAAAGATTTCTGCAGAAATTGCGGGTCAATCTGAATATGACGAATCATTAACTGACGTTATAGTAGATGAAAATGATCTTTCATTAAAGAAACTCGAAGAATATCAAATGGAGCTTCAAAGGCTTCATGTTGACAAG AGTAAAAGGCTCGAAAGGGTGAAAAATTATATAAGCAAGATTCAAGATTTGTCGGCTAAATTAGGAATGGATTCATCGATGATCTTAACGAAGGTGCACCCAAGCTTGAATGAGTTATCGGGTCTATCGAAGAACATGAGTGACTCTATATTGGATAAACTCAATACCGCATTAGAATCCCTTGAAGCAGAAAAGGTTTCTCGGATCGAAAAG CTTCGTAAACTTGGGGATACTTTGAAGAACTTATGGGATATAATGAACACACCTTACGTTGATCGCGAAATATTTTCACACATTTCTTGTTTAACGACTTGGACGAATACCTCCACTCCAGGAAGCCTAGCCATGATGATAATCGAGCAG GCTGAGGCCGAGGTCGAAAGATTAGATCAGCTGAAAGCAAGCAAAATGAAAGAACTTATCATAAAGAAGCAAACTGAGCTTGAAGAAATATGTCGCCGATCACACATGAAGGTCCCTTCTGTTTCAGAGATGGACCATGTCGTTAATTCCATTAATCGTG GAGAGATGGATTATGTGGATCTTTTAAAGAATATGGATGAGAAAATTGCTAGAGCTGAAGACGAAGCGTTGAGTAGAAAAATGATTATGGAGAAGGTCGAAAAATGGGCATTAGCACGAGATGAAGAGCGATGGCTAGAAGAATATAACATG GACGAGAATAGGTATTCGATTAGTAGAGGTGCTCATAAGAATCTGAAACGGGCTGAACGTGCCCGAGTAATGGTCAACAAAATACAAG ATTTGGTGGAGTCGTTGATTGAAAAGACGAAAAGTTGGGAAGAAGAGCGCCAGAAGGTGTTTTTGTACGATGAG GTACCGTTACTGGCCTTGATGGAAGAGTACAACATGTCAAGACGCGAAAAAGAAGCAGAAAAGCTACAACGTCAAAAG GAAAAGAAGCTGTCACAGAGTAAAGTAGTGGTCCTGCACGAGAGCGTAATGTTGAGTAGACCAACCACGAGCTCACGTCGACTGGACCAAAGTATGGAAGGAGGGTTCAGAAGGGTTCCTACAGGCGTACAACTAGGCATAAACAGTGTTAAATCATCATCTCAAAGGGCACCCTTTGTGAATGATGTAAGGGGTTATCAAGGACCCAAAAGAGTTCCACGTAGTCGCCTTCATCGTGATCAAGGTTCAGCCGTTTCAACGTTTTCGAGTTATCTATCCCCTTGA